AACTCCGTGGATCACCAATGACACTGAACGAGCCATTGCAGTTAGAAATCTCGCCTACGCGCTATACATTCGAAATCCTAATCGATTCAGAGGAGTGGCAAGAGTACGTGCGTACCCGCGACAGAGTAAAGTCACTAATCTTTAATGCCAACAAACAATACGCTggaaaaaaacttttcaaacgATCTTCTGGACAAACAACTGTGGAACAATCTACGAAGCGAAGGAACGCATAACAGCGCAAAAAGTAAATTCAAACTCCGAACTCCCGGTTGCAACTTCATTCAGAACTCCTTGCCGGCTAGACGCGGCAACTAAGGCTTGTACGCGACATAATCTGGACACCTTtaaacacgtataacttttgaaatagctcatcaacaagtgaattatttcgtagattgatgaatgtatgtctgtactttctgaaaatatatttctcaTAAGTGTTACAAGTACCAAGTGAAAGATGGCGTCGGAGGAATTGCAGGTTCGGAAAGAATTGTGTGCAGTCGCAATTGAAATTCGGGTCTCGGTtcaaagcgttttaaaatttgtcgaTGCTTGTTTGACAACATCTAAAACGTTAGAGAGTAgaacaaaaacggattttatgagccaccagaaggatacgagctcgaaacaaattctactgaggatgccagatctttcggcacgtattatttctttgaaaattcaaatgtcaccatgtttcgtgcatacatcgaagcatcgataaggaatgaagccatttgaagtaaaaaacgtaccgaaataaaccaacagcagtttatttttattcttaaagttttgtgtccagattttgtcgcgaacaagccttacATCAGTTCTTTACTGAAGGGCACCAGACGCTACGAAACATTAATATAACGCAAACCAACTACTACCCGAAGCTCCTCCAATCAATGttcagaaaatgtttgtttttggcCCCACCACTGTCGAAGATGTATCCAGAAAAATGTTCGAGATAACATCAAATGCCATTGGAAGTGATGGTCTCCCGATATCATTCGTGAAGATATTGAGCCCCTTTGTTCTTCCACTACTCACACACGCCTTTAATGGAGTAAATGCAGCAAAAACTTTCTCGTCCTCCTGTAAGAAAGCAATGATAACACCGATTCCAAAATCACCGAACTCAACTGCTCCCAAAGATTTTTGTCCAATCAGTGTTCTAAGCATCAATTTCGAAAATCCTTGACAAAAACCTTGCTTAAGCAATTTTCGACCACCTAAATATCAGCAACCCCCATTTGCTGGCTGCTTACCAATCTGGTTATCGTAGAGGATATAGTAACAACAACTTACACACTTAATTCAATTTACCGAGCTCGGTTATcaaattaccgatttctcaacagctgagctctcggcaGTTACCTCagtaaaaagtttgaagacttaCCGAGGTCCCGGTTCTGCATGCCCGGTGGTGAAATGTCAATAATTACCGAGTTGTTCTGTACAAAATAACTGAGCGCTCGGTAAAAAATACTGAGGGATTCTACAAAAAGTAATGCGGACTTCGGTAATATTAGTAATAAAAGGAATGTAAATTACACACTTAACAGCGGTTTGCTTGTTCGGTAATTTCTTTTACTGATTTCAAACcgtaaatcataaaaaataccGGAAACTCagtaacttttcaaaatattaccgATGACCAGTAATAGATTTGTTTGATTACTGACGTCTATAATGATTCTTACTGACTTCTCCGTAATAAAAGCATATTTACTGAATAGAATGATTTCTCAGTAAATGTCAATACCGAGATtccggtgttttttttaatttaccgaAAAAATCTTCAAAGCTTAAACGTCAACTAAGCTTTCCTTTGTGTCAAACATTTTCATTTAATCCGCCATGTTTTTCTATTCCAAGCTTCTGGCAAATTGTATTTGCCACGAGACCTCGACGAACTGAACGCTCCCTGGAAGGCCATATCGTGGATCCTTAAATTGACAAAACCGCTGGTAGTAGAACTGGAGCCTGctgaaactaaaaaaaatcacttacgCAAGCAGAACAGAAACAAGGCGAACAAGCGGTATGATCCTTGTATATTCCGACTACAGGTGCTGCATCTAATGATCGTGAACAATTCCGGCGAGAACACTTCATACGGCAGCAGGCGGAAGAGCGGTTTTCATGTCAGCTGACCGATATAGTCCCAATCGGACATAATAACACCGCATGACCTTCCAGGGAGCGCAGAGTTCCACGATGCAATCATCAAAACCTGATCAAAACAACTATAGTATATGAGACTCAAAGCAAACTTTTGTAACAATTCAGATAGATAGGGTTATTTGATAACACGATGATTTTTACCgtcgtgtgttttttttaaagaaagcaATAATTTTGTGGGGaacattttttgaagaaaaaaaaatgtactgtAATCTTCGGTAAACCAAAGTAAACAATAAAAGTATCGAAAATCAGCAATAAGACTTACTGACCTAGTCggtattttttaacatttcatGGGCTGGAAATTTTACCGAGTTATCAGTAACATTTAAAATTACCGAGTAAAGTCAGCTGTTCAAaaactcagtaaaattttaccgatttCGGTAATAGAAACTAACTGTGTAGTAAATAGTAAAGCTATTATTGagaatttttgattttatttattatttaatacatCCATTGAATACACACTATataaattcaattccaatttatTGTTTTGAACGGTTCAATCCAGCGATCGAAGCAGCGTCTGCAAAAACTGTCGGTACGATTGTTGGTCATTGCGGGTCATTGTCTGGAACTTTATGAATATAAGTTATTGATATTAACTTTGCAAATTGGTAAAAGGGTAAAAGTTTCCTGATGGGTCATACAGGCAAAACATTTTTGAACTTACCTGAAACCGGAACCACCCGGAACCAAATTTGTACCAGCAGCACTAATAACGCACTGAATACAAAACACATGTATGCAAACCGGACTGCAGggctttttgcaaaaaaaaatatggcgtCATGTCAAGCAGCACGTGTTTCGGAACTGAGTGCTCGCTATCTTACTATACCGGGTATTCAGCAAAGCGCGTTGATTTTTACTGAGTTATCGGTTTATTTTTTGACAAGTACAGAATATTTTCTTACAACTGAGTTGGTCGGTAATAAATATTACTGAAACTcagtatttaattttaaattactGAGAGATCGGCAAGAATTATTGCAAAACTCAGTAAATTCACCAAAATCAACTGAGCACTCagtaaaaatctttttttaccgTATGAAAtcggtaaaaaatattaccgagctgAAATTCTCGATTTAAGTCAGACCATGCTGGTTGATTTATCTCTGGTGTTCAATTGCGTCAAGCATAGGATCCTCCAAGCTAAGTTGAGCCGCGAATTTGGGTTTTCCAACTCATCTCTTCTTTTCTTGATCAACGCAGTCAAATCGTCAAGCTCAACCGCTCCAATTCTACAGAAATGAGGCTAACAGATAGAACTCCGCAAGGCTCATGCCTGAGTGCCTTTCTGTTTAGCATTTTTATCAATAGCCTACCGAACGTTTTGAATTGCAAATACCAACTCTATGCAGATGATCTCCAGATTTATATATCTGGACCTGTGGAGCAGATTAACAGACTGGTAGTCCGTATCAACCGAGACTTACGCTCAATTTAAGAATGGACCGAGCAAAATTTTCTTTCACCCAACCCCAAAAAAAACCCAAAGAATCGTTTTTTGTAAGGAAGGCAATATTATCCCGCAGACTGACATTGTTTTCTGCGGTGAAACAATCTGTCTCTCAGACAAGGTAATTAATTTGGGACTTGTGATGGACAAGTTAACGAGGTCGTGAAGAGAGTTTACGGTACTCTGCGGACTTACCGACGAGGAAGAAACTCGTACAATCGGTCATTACTCCACTAATACACCTACTGTGATATAGTATACTATCCTACACTGACAGCAACAACATTGAAGCAGCAACTACTTCGAAGCTTCAAATTGGCCGTACGTTTCGTTTACGGCTTTCGTCAACGGGACACCACAGTGGTATTACGGCATACGATCATGGGGAAAGATTTACTGGAGAACTAATATTTTCGTGTATGTCGTTTCCTTCGGCGCGGTTACGTGGGAGAGCTGCTTTCGTACTTATCAACATCTCCAAAAAGTAACGAACATTCGAGCAAGAACTTTCATCATTCCGCACCATACGATATCAAGTGGAAAAAGTGTTCTCATAAGTGGAGCCTCTACTTGGAATTATCTCCCTTATTGGCTAGTCGACAACAACCGACTTTCAAGGAAAACTTCTACCTAAAATCATAAATTCAATTAGCtataccagcggttctcaacctttttcttgagaggtaccccttccaacttttgcattaattgaggtaccccctattttttgctgtaaaagaaaataagcgtaactcacGAGCTCCGTGAAAATGGACCTAAAAACTAACGGAATATGTGGCTCTCCACAAGTTGGgcagaaattttcattattgtgTGAAACTTCCCAATTAAAATTACGTTTATTCATCAAGCTTCCGAatatcttgaaagtagacttccgatcctcttgaagtGAGGGTTTCGAGCCCCCTTAAAGGCGGCTTTTCGGCtacttaaaaggagacttctgaacatcttgaaaggacgcctctgagcctctttaaagtagCCCCTCtttaaagaataattccgagccctttgaaaggaggtttccgagtctgtgattccaaacctcttgcaagtaggcttccgcgcctcttggtaAAAGGCCTCTGAGCTTTTTAAagggaggctaccaagcctctttaatggcggcttttgagccacttaaaaggaagcttcctagagtgttgaaaggacgcttctgagacacttgaaagaacgcttccgagcctcttgaaaggagaattccgaatttcttgaagggaagcttgccagtctcttgaaagaaagctttcgTGCCTAGTGAAAGgatactcttgaaaggagtcttctgggCCTTTTAAAAGAAAGCTCCTgatcctcttaaaaggaggcttccgggcgtcttaaaaggaagcttacgGGGCAAAAGGCCTCCAGGTCTTTTGAAAAGAGATTTCAAGGCCGTTTGAAAAGAGATTTCaaggccgcttgaaaggaggcttccgggcctcttgaaatgaggcgtccgggcatcttgaaaggaggcttccgggcctcttgaaaggaggcttccgggcctcttgaaaggaggcttccgggcctcttgaaagaatgcttccaggcctcttgaaaggaggcttgcgcacagttaaaaattctgaaaattacgtgacatggaaatatttgaacccaCATTTTTGCGTTCAATAACCTCGATCTTTGCAtacaaccttttcttgtacttaatattgaatacaagcccGATATTAATGACAACCTGTATTTATAAAAAGTGATGGGAAAATGAGTCAAATCGAACGgggcctttttgttacatcatatatgctgtaacatttttacactgtgcgggcctcttgaaaggaggctttcgggccttttgaaaggaggatcatagcaaatagttttgaaaattcaacgacgtgtaaaattgcattcgatattcaattaagtttgactgaattttacaagcaagaacaatttaaatttatttcaatttaaaagatCAGTGAGATAGATTGATTGTTACGCTTATTTGTATGCTACAAAtgtgtgcatgaaaatacattaaaACCACAACATATTTCTATCTGTGAATGCTTCCCGGCTACTTGGAAGAAGGGTTCCGAGAAACGCAACTTTCGCACTgttagactctagattttagttccgaagcatattcttaatatattattcaacattttgttttgatcaggtagattacattgaagagttttttttttcaatttgttaattcgAAGTTTTgtacttttgatttttttattccgcAGCcattcatacactgtgctggctGTTGAAGACAGGATTGAATCGACTTTGATTCATTGATCGCCAAAAGTTTGAGACAAagttatgaaataaaaatatgcaGAAGTATCAAAACTTCATAAattagttttgattggaattgtaatacgtccgccattacggatttttggtcgaggtaccccctggggccagcaaaggtacccccaggggtacatgtaccccagttgagaaccgctgagctATACCACTCTAATGCCACTTTGTAACTTCAAAATGTCCATTGTTAATGTAATTCCCAATCAAATTTTCTTGACCTATAAGTAAAAGTCCTGTAACTGGTAACCTGTCGTAACAAATAAATATACTTATACTTATTTGAACAAATCAACACACGCAACAGACTCGTGCTTAGTATCATAATGACGTAACTTTCTGTTTATGATAACTGGGTCAGAAGTTACAATCATTATTGTTGCTTCGGGTGCAATAAATTTGATACAGCATGTGTTACAGTCAATTTTTCACATCTCGGTATTGGCGGGACCATCGAGATTAGGAGAGAtcaaggaatggaaggaaaattgatgtgatgggtactagatcgaaaGAAGCTCGTTGCGATGAAAAGCAACAAAACATTGATGTGTTTATTATTGCCCCAAAGTGGTCTAGTATAGcatagaaatttgattaaatcgACGATAGGGAGAATGTAGAGATGTAGAAAGAAAAATATATGTGAGTTGAAGAAACCGCGAAAACcttcgacatagggagagatatctaGATATAGAACGTCAAAATaaagagagtcgactgtatttgcATCTGACCTACATCCAAGCTTTTCCATTATATAATTTATACATCTTCATCATATATTGTCCTCACttattccaacaatttccagtTCAACTGTgggacatccgtaaaaatgatcgCTGCACCTCCCAATTTACGGCGCACAGTGGACCAATCTACACCTGCGATTGGCATCCGCAACAACAGTGGCTGGCCACTGGAAGCAGAGACAAGCAAATTAAGGTATCAATCCCACTCTAAAGCATTATGTTCAGACATTTCATCAATACTTTTTACAGATTTGGAACACCAATCCTAAAAACTCATCACTAGAAAACCCAAAGAATGTTTCACTGGAATACAGCATTCACACGATTGCTGTGGTGGGTCGGGTCCGTTGGCGCCCCGATAAAATGTACCACATTGCCAGTTGTGCCCTCGTCGTAGACTACAGCATCTATATATGGGACGTTCGTAGGCCATTCATTCCATACGCCTCTTTCAATGAACATTCAAATGTCACCACCGGTATCGCTTTTAAGGGGAACGACTCGCACGTTTTGCTCTCCACCAGTAAAGATTCCACCATTTTCAAACACGTTTTCAAGGATGCATCGCGACCAGCAATCAAAGCTAATCCGCAAGGAGCAAGCTTCAATTTCAAAGGTGATCTTCTGTATGCGTACAAAATGAAACTAGTGGGCCCTCCAACGCCACCACCGGTGCAGAAAACCAGTCTTCTAGGCAGTAGACAAAAAACTCCACCTTCGACTGATCAGTTTCATTTGGCTAAGTCAAGTTTGTACAATTTCCTAACAAAGAGCCAAACTACCAACGTTAAAGATGTCACTAAAACATCCTTATTGAAAGACTTTCACGCTCTCAAAGGTTGTGCCAAAGAGTATATCCTAACGGGAGCTTCATTAGCAGACATTTGTGCGCACAATGCTTCTGTTGCGAAAAACTACGGCAAAACTAACGTTAGCTTCCTATGGAACTTTATTAGCCAATTGTACGCATACAGCTCCATAGCAAATTTAAAACTAGAACAACGGAACTCCAACGCAAGTCAAAGCCACTCTAACCGTTTAATGGCACAAAACTCTAATCAATCGAGCTCGGGAAGACCAGTTGACGACAAAACTGGTAGCAATCCGAATCTAGGGAGTGCGGGCCCCGTTCCTAGTTCATCTGACGATTTCTTAGAATTTCTCAATCCTAAAGCCGACTTGACTACTATGCTGTCAGGAAAAGGCCAATTGCTATCAATCGACATTGAACCCAACTGCTGCGACTTCGTTTTCGGCGAGACAGAACTGACCTTTGACAACGTTAACTGTATAAAAGGTTTCCGAGATGGGTTCCTGTACACTGGACCGCATGATCTTATAAAAGACTATACTTTTCCTTCATCCAATCTGATGAACGCACACGATCTGCATCATGCACGCCCCAGAAAGGAGCTCTGCGCCGATAATACCCAGGAATGTTCCCCACCACCAAATATACCttcttttttgaaaatatctgAAGGCAATCCAATTAATCCACCGCTATGGGAACCCCACCAGGTTCTGGCAGATTGTCTAACTTTACAAACAGAAATTGGAGATGTACAAACTTCAACCTGCATACTGATTGCACTGGGTGATCGTCGGCACAGTCTACAAATCGACGAATCCATCCACGAAAACTGGCTACTGTCCTACGTTGAGCTGTTGCATCGCCACCAACTGTGGAATGAGGCAACGCAGATTATCAACCTGAGTTGGATTAGAACAGTTTCGGACATGAATCAGCAGTCGACAACGATGCATACTAATTGCGGAGACTGCGGTAGGCCGTTGTTGAATGCCGTTGGGTGGTATTGTGGAAAATGTCGGTCTGTGCAGAGCTCGAAATGTAGTGTTTGCAACGGGGTGGTTCGGGGATTGTACGCCTGGTGCCAGGGCTGTTCTCATGGAGGGCACTTGCAGCATCTGAAGCATTGGTTCTCGAACAATCCAAAATGTCCGAAATGTGGCCATCTGTGCGAGTACGAGTAAGGTAGGTGCTAATATGATCAAATGTGTGTTACGTGAAATTACAATCTTTGTATGGGTTGATACcagtgtatgttttttttttcgatgaccATCGTCCTGACCTGTTAGTAGACCTGCAGCAAGTTTGCCAAGTCGAaaaggaaaatcattgaaattctGTGTGTGTTGATCTGCTGGTCGTCATCGTTGTTGGGAAGGAGAAAAGACTTGTCTAGCGGTGCGCACAGTACATTTAGAAAAACTTCACAATCTACTCAAGcgtgcgttcaccattatttaaCATCCatttgagtcattttacaccaccattcggGTGTTTCGCCCCAGGCCCATTTTTAAAACTTATTTCAAATGCATTAGCCAGCCATAAAAactttgttgttttgaataggagatcattgtaaAATGTAGCTAGTTTAGTAAATTTTGTATCTATATTTgtacgggtacaagaaggcgcaGCGAGAAAGGTGGATTGATTGGTAGAAGACGATCCGCAGACTGtgtgacgtgcagccatggaccgagctgaatggagaagacttttatgcactgcacaggccactccggctgTAACTGAAAAATAACTAAATAATACGTCGGACCCTATGCAGAAcatgccgaggtgattctggCCTAACTGTTACTCTATCgccgctggtggtgatgaaggcgtCTTAATGGCGATTCATTGGTCTTGTACGTTGTCAAATTCCGGAATAACTGCAGCACGAGTCTCCAGTTATTCAACGCAGGACCTTTTCACCGTGCATCGTGCAGTTGGCGTGAGTATACTCGTCATCCAACTCTCTCATGATGACGATGAATCCGCACAATGCGTAGGCacatttcgccgatgaggaggtgattgcgacattgaagtcgcccaaacaaaTGTCGATAATCACCCTTCCAGAATTCTACGACATTGAGTTGTTTCTCTTTGTCTAGCAGAACAGCAGCATCGGTTggtgcataacattggattataggtTTCGAACCTGTGTCCTAAATCTTAATCTTATCCttttatttataggttcccactttaTGAAAGCGCCCTGCTGGGCTAGAGATACAATGTTCCATGTTTCTCACTGTGTCCGTTCTTTCGGGAACAGTAAGTTGGTGGCCCAATGTCCAAAATTCCCTATCCTTTGGGATAGGGCTGCTATTTTGGATAAAGCTTCaatattaagtttttttttttaattttactattttgaaACAACATTTAATATACATGCTAGGACTGCAAAACATAATATtactttttgttgtaaaaataaTTCGATGATAGTTCAAAGCTACTAAATGTGATGGTGCTGATGGTAGCATACCATGATAGAAGCTTTTTGCAAGTTGTTACGAtgatgaactgattcggggagCTGTGGGGCTGCACATCCGATGACGCAGctcaatttgttttgaaaagctgtgcgaaaaaatatggtcTTCGACCAGAATGAAGCATTTTATGATGTCTTCTCGGTGGGGGTTGGTTGTCCGATTATGTTTAtttgcacttgtatacaaatacgataaacttgttttcatggcttgtagaCTAAAGCCCAGATCATTAGAAATGGGGCACTTAATGTgtgtattttttgaaatttaccTGATACCATTTAACTGATAAACGTGCAATTCACCAATAGTCAGTTAAAAGCTACTTGAATTTTTGGTAAATTTTACCTGAGATTGGTAAGAAAATTATGACGTTTTCTAACATTTCAATGGCGGCATCAGGGAAAACTAACGAGCctggattaaaaacaaagagacgcaatactcctacctttaacaaccttgtgcttgattggaacaaccgatttgacagcaaatgcgctgttccaattttgacacttcatctctttgttaaatgagtgcagcctctttagGGAAAACAATCCGTGGACGGTGTGAAAGTTCGAAATAGTATTTCTTCCGAgcagggatgggaaaaatcaaattttcaaaaaatcgaggatgatcaaactcatccgcgatcttacttttaaattatcaagtaataaaaactcgccagcgataaggaatcgtttgaaaatcgtatctgtatttgaagcatttaccatTTCATTTTGAACTCTGTACTACtatgaaaccataacgccaaatagaagatataacgggactgttgacaactagctgatattagtaaagattattgtttgaatgaaaattctgtgtttttatgtgccccatttctaaatgatctagCTTTTATGGTGTTTTCCTCTCTTTTTTCGTTGTTCGTTATTTATTAAAAGCACACCCTGGCTCTACAGTTACCATTACCCACGTAACACTGGATAGATACATTTCcgtagtgtgttacggtgtaaaaTTTACCATGGTCACATCGTCAGGTATAGGCAAATCCTGactcaacgaataccttccccaatatccaactccgtggtacttatgagggtgtcgcttaGTCGGGTATTTCTCATTAAGTAAGTAtttcatcaacacttcctttccctcctaagttacggtgaagatgtgcatggccaggagtagtaatcctcatgcttttgtgggTTTTGTCCTAGATTGAAGGCAAGGACCTCACTCACCTTGATTTCTAATAGCAATTTGAATAGACTTCAagagaaaaacatgagtatcattAGTGTCCAATcaacgaagtacaccgtaactatgctatgttATGTGCTTTACAGTTACcatgacctgccctaattccgcgcatcgccttATACCAtggttttcatcaaaaatcagaacctggctatcatggacatcgtattatttggtgaaaaaaaagtgtgatgtccatgatagccaggttctgattttttatgaaaaccacggtattaggcgatgcgcggaattagggcaggtcacggtaacATGGAAACTAAAGAGTTAgaacaaaaattgtaaattattttgaataatgctGCTCTTGTTTAGCAAACAATTAAGCAAACCACGGTAGACAGGTGATGTAATGCAACGTAGAAATAATTTCTTCCATGAACAGCTTTGTTTTCAGAAAGTTTTACtaatttgtcaataactcattccagaggttgaaTTTAGGAATTGCTCGTCGTGGTCACATTTTATGTCTAAAGccccaaacacaatgtcagcggaacggCGACAAAAACGACAAATTtcacagttagcccatatatctTCTGTTAAATTTGCCGTTTCCATCGACAttccgctgacattgtgtttgaGGCTTAACGCGTACCCCAAAACCAGAACATCCTAATATAGCGTTTTAACATGGATCTATACAACTAGCTCATATTCTATATATCAAGATTCAAGAGCAATGGTCCCgcagaagtaatgctggaaaCTCACTCAGTTAACCGATTATTCTTCACATGGATGATGATTATGTTCAAACTGTATCAAATTTGGTGatcccacggaaatttcggagataATGAACAACTATAATAATAAGTAGTTTTATCGCATTTAATCCTCTTCTACTAGTCATTCAACAATACTCTACATTTTGGTATCCACACTAT
The nucleotide sequence above comes from Armigeres subalbatus isolate Guangzhou_Male chromosome 3, GZ_Asu_2, whole genome shotgun sequence. Encoded proteins:
- the LOC134225481 gene encoding GATOR2 complex protein WDR24 yields the protein MNEERTSSIRICQDGHANALALNRESTQIAVAGRSLLKVFSIENDGFTEVCNMRGGKNQNLSYSSNDVAWSSLDSNILATAATNGVVSVWDLSKFGRQKQLLIYNEHERTAHSVAFHGTESNLLISGSQDGTIKCFDMRSDKTAINTYFSNSESVRDVKFSPHAPNTFAAVSENGTVQLWDIRKNDRCTSQFTAHSGPIYTCDWHPQQQWLATGSRDKQIKIWNTNPKNSSLENPKNVSLEYSIHTIAVVGRVRWRPDKMYHIASCALVVDYSIYIWDVRRPFIPYASFNEHSNVTTGIAFKGNDSHVLLSTSKDSTIFKHVFKDASRPAIKANPQGASFNFKGDLLYAYKMKLVGPPTPPPVQKTSLLGSRQKTPPSTDQFHLAKSSLYNFLTKSQTTNVKDVTKTSLLKDFHALKGCAKEYILTGASLADICAHNASVAKNYGKTNVSFLWNFISQLYAYSSIANLKLEQRNSNASQSHSNRLMAQNSNQSSSGRPVDDKTGSNPNLGSAGPVPSSSDDFLEFLNPKADLTTMLSGKGQLLSIDIEPNCCDFVFGETELTFDNVNCIKGFRDGFLYTGPHDLIKDYTFPSSNLMNAHDLHHARPRKELCADNTQECSPPPNIPSFLKISEGNPINPPLWEPHQVLADCLTLQTEIGDVQTSTCILIALGDRRHSLQIDESIHENWLLSYVELLHRHQLWNEATQIINLSWIRTVSDMNQQSTTMHTNCGDCGRPLLNAVGWYCGKCRSVQSSKCSVCNGVVRGLYAWCQGCSHGGHLQHLKHWFSNNPKCPKCGHLCEYE